Part of the Musa acuminata AAA Group cultivar baxijiao chromosome BXJ3-10, Cavendish_Baxijiao_AAA, whole genome shotgun sequence genome, TGGCCCAGCAACAGTCCGATAAACGTACATCTTCTCCACTTTGTGGAGATCGCTAATATTTTCCTCAAGCTTATCAGTTCCCTCACTTTCATTTATGATCTCCACATTAAGTCTTGGCATCTTTGCTGCAAGAGCCTTGCAACCTCCCAGGGTAACGTCGCAGGACGACATCCAAAGGGATCGCATTGTCTCATACTTTGCCACATCATTCAGGAGTGCGATATCACCAAATGGACAATCCCTTATTTCAAGTTTCCTTAGATTTTTGCATCCTTTGAGAATGCAAACCATCCCCTTATCACTATCACCAGCAAATGCTATGGACAGCATCTCGAGACACTTTGCATATAGGCCAATATATAGGAAAACCTGGTCCGTCAAAAGACCTGATAGTGACAATCTCCTGAGGTTTTTACACGAACGCACAATTGCCCCAAAACCTTCATCAAGTGGCTGATTAGTGACAGGGTCTGGTTTCCAAGGATCGAGGATACACAATCTGAACCGTGTGAAATGTGGACAATTCTTTGCAACAGTTATAAGCGCAGCATTTGTCATTTGATAGCAAAAGTAAAGCAATGAATTAAGCTTGGGGCATCCTGAAGATATGGCAACCAAACCTTCCTCGGTCACAGAAGTAGCTCCAGCACCATAGATATCAGATGGAAATACCCTCAACTCCTGCAGTTCTTTACAAGTGGAGGCGACAACTGCTAATCCTTTATCCCCAATGCAATCCAACACCTGTGAAACAATCAGCCCACAGTTAGTTAACGTGTGATACAGAGAAACTTATATGATTTCAGAAACGAATCAACAAAATCTCACCCAAAGTTTTTGAAGTTTAAAACAAAGGGAAATCAGCTTGATAAGGTCATCGGCCTGAATTGCAGGAGCATAGCTCATGTTTAGAACAGTCAGATTGATGCAGACTGGATAGACTGCATCAAGGCAGTGAGGAGAAGCTTCCCAGAACCCTGACAAGCTACTCAATGACTTGCATTTGGAAAAGGAATTCATCAGCCTTTGATAAGCATCGGTATGGTGGTCAACTGCGAAAGAACCAGTTCCAAGGTCCACTAAGTAAGGAGCCCGAGCAACAATCTCATTTAGTGACTCCACAGATACTGCACGATTAAGCTTTAAGCTCCTGAGGTTTGGGCACCTAGCCACGAGCCTCTCTAAAACGCCTGCATTGACCTCCCCTTTGAGGCAAGCAAAGTTCAGGGACACCAGAGAAGTACAGGATTCATGAAAGCAACTGAGCCATTGGCGCCCATGATCTTCCACTTCATTTTCTTGTAAATCCAGCTCCCTAAGACCTCTAATAAGCAGCAACCAGACATAAACAAACAAGAGAAATGTTATAACCAGTAATCGTACTCTTTAGAAAAGTGGAAAAGCTAATGTTACTTCATAATTACAAGAATTTAAGCCTACCACATTGTCAGGTGAgcacctttaaattcatcaagtCATCTAATCCTTACAAAACGCTGCTAATACTTATTCAAGACACATAGGGAAGAAAAGCAACTTATAATCAATCTGTATGCTCACAGAGCCAACCCATGATCCTTATTAATCTCTCCACGGAGcaaagattatttttttttagCAGAACAGTAAAAAGAAAATTTAGCTATAGCATATCCTGCTTGAGGAAAAAATGCTACAGATTGATTGGACTTCCAATACCTAATGATAAACGGAGAGAGATGTACATGCAGAAAAGATATAACCTTCAACTACAACAACTAATTGCAGACAATCCGAGAAAACAAATGCGCGTACACCCTTAAGATACACTTATTAACCATACATTCCGCTGAAACGAAGTAATAACAGATAGGCAGCTCACCTGCAATAAGTGGCAATCGCAGCGAGCCCATCAGTGCTAAATCCCTCGCAGCTGACGAGAACAAGTGATCTGAAGTTGGGGAAGGAGCGCGCAAGGAGATCAAGGTCATCATCGGTAACCACCATTCTCTTCAGCCGCAGGTCCTCGAGGCCCGGGCAGCGGCGCACCGCGGCCTTGATCCAGGGGAGAGCAAAGCCACCCCAGTCATAAGGAACCAGGTTATAATCGGCGAAATGGGGCTTCCCCTTGACACTGAGCGACTTCATCCCGGGGAACCTCGCCATCACTCGCTCAGGCCGGATGGCATAGCAGTTGCCGACGAACACATTCCGGCGGCTGAGCCGCTCCACGTGATACCAAGCCTTGCACACCGTCGACACCGCGTTCCGGTCCCGGTGCGAGCCGAGGAAGTCGAAGATgtgctccaccacctcctccgggAAGTAAGTCATGGCTGAAGACTACAACTAACTAGATCTTTCCTCACTCGCCCTTTCCCCCTCGGCTTACAACAAGCAGAAAAGCAA contains:
- the LOC104000666 gene encoding transport inhibitor response 1-like protein Os04g0395600 — protein: MTYFPEEVVEHIFDFLGSHRDRNAVSTVCKAWYHVERLSRRNVFVGNCYAIRPERVMARFPGMKSLSVKGKPHFADYNLVPYDWGGFALPWIKAAVRRCPGLEDLRLKRMVVTDDDLDLLARSFPNFRSLVLVSCEGFSTDGLAAIATYCRGLRELDLQENEVEDHGRQWLSCFHESCTSLVSLNFACLKGEVNAGVLERLVARCPNLRSLKLNRAVSVESLNEIVARAPYLVDLGTGSFAVDHHTDAYQRLMNSFSKCKSLSSLSGFWEASPHCLDAVYPVCINLTVLNMSYAPAIQADDLIKLISLCFKLQKLWVLDCIGDKGLAVVASTCKELQELRVFPSDIYGAGATSVTEEGLVAISSGCPKLNSLLYFCYQMTNAALITVAKNCPHFTRFRLCILDPWKPDPVTNQPLDEGFGAIVRSCKNLRRLSLSGLLTDQVFLYIGLYAKCLEMLSIAFAGDSDKGMVCILKGCKNLRKLEIRDCPFGDIALLNDVAKYETMRSLWMSSCDVTLGGCKALAAKMPRLNVEIINESEGTDKLEENISDLHKVEKMYVYRTVAGPRNDAPDFVWTL